A single window of Maribacter algicola DNA harbors:
- a CDS encoding O-acetylhomoserine aminocarboxypropyltransferase/cysteine synthase family protein has protein sequence MSDQKLATNALHAGHDTTQTGGTRAVPIYQTSSYVFNNTEHAANLFSLAELGFIYTRLNNPTNQILQDRLAAVEGGVGAVVFSSGTAAISTGLLTLLKSGDHIVASSSLYGGTFNLLNVTLPRLGIHTTFVDASKPENFGKAVKENTRAIFVESLGNPKLDVLDLKAISKEAKAAGVPFIVDNTVATPALLNPIEHGANLVIHSLTKYIGGQGTSLGGAIIDAGTFDWANGKFPEFTEPSAGYHGLVYHEALGAAAFTFKLILEGLRDFGGALSPFNAFQIIQGLETLPVRIKQHSANALELAEWLQSRDEVAWVKYPGLKGDEYYDLAQEYLPKGQSGLVTFGIKGGFEAAKNVTDATKIFSLLANIGDTKSLIIHPASTTHQQLTEEQQLGAGVSQDLIRLSVGLEDIDDLKADLEQAFVAANIQA, from the coding sequence ATGAGTGATCAAAAATTAGCAACAAACGCCTTACATGCTGGGCATGACACAACGCAAACCGGTGGAACACGTGCCGTTCCAATTTACCAGACCTCGTCCTATGTATTCAATAATACGGAGCATGCCGCCAACTTGTTCTCCTTGGCAGAATTAGGGTTTATCTATACCCGTTTGAACAATCCTACCAACCAGATTCTTCAGGACCGTTTGGCCGCTGTGGAAGGTGGTGTTGGTGCAGTGGTCTTTTCATCGGGAACGGCTGCAATTTCTACCGGACTTTTAACCTTGTTAAAATCAGGAGATCATATCGTAGCTTCCAGTAGTTTGTATGGCGGTACGTTTAACCTTCTCAATGTAACATTACCTCGTTTAGGAATCCATACGACCTTTGTCGATGCTTCTAAACCGGAGAATTTTGGAAAAGCTGTAAAAGAAAATACTCGGGCCATCTTCGTGGAATCCTTGGGTAACCCAAAGTTGGATGTATTGGATTTAAAAGCGATATCCAAAGAGGCGAAAGCTGCCGGTGTACCCTTTATTGTAGATAATACGGTTGCAACACCAGCGTTGCTGAATCCGATCGAGCATGGGGCCAACTTGGTAATTCACTCCTTGACCAAATATATCGGGGGCCAGGGCACGTCTTTGGGTGGTGCCATCATCGATGCCGGTACGTTTGATTGGGCCAATGGAAAGTTCCCGGAATTTACCGAGCCATCGGCAGGTTATCACGGTTTGGTGTATCATGAAGCCTTGGGTGCCGCCGCCTTTACCTTTAAACTGATTTTAGAAGGTCTTAGGGATTTTGGTGGTGCCTTGAGTCCATTCAATGCCTTTCAAATTATACAGGGATTGGAAACCCTACCCGTGCGTATCAAGCAGCATAGTGCAAATGCCTTGGAGCTTGCAGAATGGCTGCAAAGTAGGGATGAAGTCGCTTGGGTAAAATATCCGGGTCTTAAAGGGGACGAGTATTACGATTTGGCACAGGAATACTTGCCCAAAGGGCAAAGTGGATTGGTCACCTTTGGAATCAAAGGAGGTTTTGAAGCAGCCAAAAACGTCACGGATGCCACCAAAATTTTCTCTTTATTGGCGAATATTGGTGATACAAAATCCCTTATCATCCATCCGGCGAGTACCACACATCAGCAGTTGACGGAAGAACAGCAGCTGGGTGCAGGCGTTAGTCAAGATTTGATTCGACTTTCCGTTGGCCTAGAGGATATAGATGATTTAAAGGCCGATTTGGAACAAGCCTTTGTTGCGGCCAACATCCAAGCATAA
- a CDS encoding deoxynucleoside kinase: protein MHIAVAGNIGAGKTTLTRLLAKHYKWEAHFEDVVDNPYLDDFYTQMERWSFNLQIYFLNSRYRQIVQIRETGKDVIQDRTIYEDAHIFAPNLHAMGLMTNRDFKNYSSLFELMESLVEPPELLIYLRSSIPNLVKQIQKRGRDYENSISIDYLSRLNERYEAWVHGYDKGKLLVIDVDELDFVDNPEDLGRVINKIDAEINGLF, encoded by the coding sequence ATGCACATTGCCGTAGCAGGAAACATTGGAGCAGGTAAGACCACATTGACAAGATTATTGGCCAAACATTACAAGTGGGAAGCGCATTTTGAGGATGTTGTGGACAACCCGTACCTGGATGATTTTTATACCCAAATGGAACGCTGGAGCTTTAACCTCCAAATCTATTTCCTAAATAGTCGGTACAGGCAAATCGTGCAGATCCGGGAGACGGGAAAGGATGTAATTCAGGACCGAACCATCTATGAGGATGCGCATATTTTTGCCCCCAACCTTCATGCCATGGGCCTTATGACCAATAGGGACTTTAAAAATTATTCGAGTCTCTTTGAATTGATGGAATCTTTGGTAGAGCCTCCTGAACTGCTCATTTATCTTAGAAGTTCGATCCCCAATCTGGTCAAACAAATCCAAAAACGAGGCAGGGATTACGAAAACAGTATTTCCATAGATTACCTAAGCCGATTGAACGAACGCTATGAAGCATGGGTGCATGGATATGATAAAGGGAAATTGTTGGTCATTGATGTAGATGAACTTGACTTTGTGGACAACCCTGAAGACCTTGGTAGGGTAATCAATAAAATAGATGCCGAAATCAATGGATTGTTTTAA
- a CDS encoding YybH family protein, protein MKKQFVHAIIVLFAISLCWSCKDTQKMEMPVGTEYSEEIKEIIMAKNAEIEKLYAEGLVDSAATHFAEDCIQLPPNQPAIIGNENYKAAWKQNMQFGAWDFELNTERVKASGDLATEYGSYTLTFSPNENSPIPAMKDMGNYVVLWEKIDDDWKILWDAPVSSVPMPMPASDSIPSE, encoded by the coding sequence ATGAAAAAGCAATTCGTGCACGCAATCATCGTTCTATTTGCAATTTCCTTATGCTGGAGTTGTAAGGACACCCAGAAAATGGAAATGCCAGTCGGAACGGAATATTCAGAGGAGATCAAAGAGATTATCATGGCTAAAAATGCCGAAATAGAAAAATTGTATGCGGAGGGACTGGTAGACTCGGCGGCCACCCATTTTGCCGAGGACTGTATACAGTTACCGCCCAACCAACCGGCCATCATTGGGAACGAAAATTACAAGGCGGCCTGGAAGCAGAACATGCAATTTGGTGCGTGGGATTTTGAATTGAATACCGAAAGGGTAAAGGCCAGCGGCGATTTGGCCACGGAATACGGTTCTTATACCTTAACCTTTAGTCCGAACGAAAATTCCCCTATTCCCGCCATGAAGGACATGGGCAATTATGTAGTGCTATGGGAAAAAATCGATGATGATTGGAAGATCCTTTGGGATGCCCCGGTAAGTTCCGTACCCATGCCCATGCCAGCGTCGGATTCCATTCCCAGTGAATAG
- the thrA gene encoding bifunctional aspartate kinase/homoserine dehydrogenase I, translating into MLHHLHIKEYTTLSGVTQDIELSYELFGAKLHTAPIILVNHALTGNSNVTGENGWWSALIGEGKCIDTKKYTILCFNIPGNGYDKFVIENYKDFVAGDIARIFLLGLEKLKIQKLFAIIGGSLGGGIAWEMAAINPNLTEHLVPVASDWKSTDWLIANCQIQEQFLVNSKQPVHDARMHAMLCYRTPESFKERFKRSTNEELQVFNVESWLMHHGEKLQERFQLSAYKLMNQLLKTIDVTRNGEENFIKLQNSDTNIHIVGVDSDLFFTAKENKDTFKQLAQANSNVTYGEVQSLHGHDAFLIEFEQMEKLLSSIFNTNGKSGKVKVLKFGGKSLSNGEGLERVLDVIATKVKSGENIAVVLSAREKATDQLESILYKASKGKPYKEDFEALESYQQHTYGNVNLSKEFKSLAKLFEGVSLLGDYSAKIKDEVLAHGELISAKLVTKLLIGKGVNARFLDSRELITTDATFGDAKVLEHISKEKVLLKFAELPHDAVPVITGFIAATEEGETTTLGRNGSNYSAALLANFLDAEELQNYTHVDGIFTANPDYVKEAKRISNLSYAEANEMANFGATILHAKTIIPLIEKNIPLRILNTYNDDNEGTLISAKSSKEGIRSISVIEDVALINLEGRGLLGKVGIDARIFKTLEAINISVSIISQGSSERGIGLVVKRDKAERAKRALENEFSSDFQSQDINMIKVVADVSVISVVGQDLSTFHKPFNALIKNQIVPLLFNNTVSGKNVSLVVRKSDLTKAVNVMHGQIFGVSKKVNLAVFGHGNVGGTLIDQILKSAKNIEDRKGIDLRVFAIANSRKVLLNAKGVSGKWKTDINSKGKSYVVKDVIDFAKNNHLENLIVIDNTASQDFVAHYFDFVENGFDVVSSNKIANTLGFDYYQLLREELDKHQKQYLYETNVGAGLPLIDTIKLLHLSGENITRIKGVFSGSLSYIFNTFSEVDTSFSSILKDAKLKGFTEPDPREDLSGNDVGRKLLILARELDLGNEFSDINIENLIPSTLEKGDVDFFMENLEVLDDKFNEIKKNQKPNHVLRYVGDLHGDLQKEKGILDVQLVSVPKESALGQVKGSDSIIEIYTESYGENPLVIQGAGAGAAVTARGVFGDILRIAEKS; encoded by the coding sequence ATGCTACATCATTTACATATAAAGGAGTACACGACCCTTTCTGGTGTGACCCAGGATATTGAGCTGTCCTATGAACTCTTCGGAGCCAAGCTCCATACCGCACCCATTATTTTGGTGAACCATGCCCTGACGGGCAATTCCAACGTTACGGGTGAAAATGGGTGGTGGTCTGCCTTGATCGGTGAGGGAAAATGTATCGATACAAAAAAGTACACCATCCTTTGTTTCAACATTCCCGGAAACGGATATGATAAGTTTGTCATTGAAAATTACAAGGATTTTGTGGCGGGCGACATCGCCCGGATTTTCCTTTTGGGATTGGAAAAATTAAAAATCCAAAAACTCTTTGCCATCATCGGGGGTTCATTGGGTGGTGGAATTGCCTGGGAAATGGCGGCCATCAACCCTAATTTGACGGAGCATCTGGTGCCCGTAGCATCCGACTGGAAATCGACCGACTGGCTCATTGCCAATTGCCAGATCCAGGAGCAGTTCTTGGTGAATTCCAAGCAGCCTGTCCATGATGCGCGTATGCATGCCATGTTGTGTTATCGCACACCGGAGTCTTTTAAGGAACGTTTTAAACGAAGTACCAACGAAGAGCTTCAGGTATTCAATGTGGAAAGCTGGTTGATGCACCATGGGGAAAAGCTACAGGAGCGCTTTCAATTATCGGCCTATAAGCTGATGAACCAGTTGCTGAAAACCATCGATGTTACGAGAAACGGTGAAGAGAACTTCATAAAGCTTCAAAATAGCGATACCAATATTCATATTGTAGGAGTAGATTCCGACCTGTTTTTTACGGCAAAGGAAAACAAGGATACTTTTAAGCAATTGGCACAGGCCAATAGCAATGTAACCTATGGAGAAGTGCAATCCCTTCACGGACACGATGCCTTCCTGATCGAGTTTGAGCAAATGGAGAAACTGCTAAGTTCCATTTTCAATACCAATGGAAAATCTGGTAAGGTAAAAGTTCTGAAATTTGGAGGAAAGTCCTTGAGCAATGGTGAAGGTTTAGAACGTGTATTGGATGTAATCGCCACCAAGGTAAAGTCCGGGGAAAATATTGCCGTGGTCTTATCTGCACGTGAAAAAGCAACAGATCAACTGGAAAGTATTCTGTATAAAGCTTCAAAAGGAAAGCCCTATAAGGAAGACTTCGAGGCCTTGGAAAGTTATCAGCAACATACCTACGGAAACGTCAATTTGTCCAAGGAATTCAAAAGCTTGGCCAAACTGTTCGAGGGAGTATCCCTGTTGGGCGATTACAGTGCCAAGATCAAGGATGAGGTTTTGGCGCATGGGGAGCTGATTTCAGCCAAATTGGTGACCAAATTGTTGATTGGCAAAGGCGTCAATGCCCGCTTTTTGGATTCACGGGAATTGATTACCACCGATGCCACTTTTGGCGATGCCAAGGTCTTGGAACATATTTCCAAGGAAAAGGTGTTGTTGAAGTTTGCGGAATTGCCCCACGATGCCGTCCCGGTGATTACCGGATTTATTGCGGCCACGGAAGAGGGCGAAACTACTACCTTGGGAAGGAACGGTAGTAATTACAGCGCGGCCCTTTTGGCCAATTTCCTCGATGCGGAAGAATTGCAGAATTACACCCATGTGGATGGAATTTTTACCGCCAATCCAGATTATGTAAAGGAAGCCAAGCGCATCAGTAACCTGAGCTATGCGGAGGCGAACGAGATGGCCAATTTTGGAGCTACCATTTTGCATGCCAAGACCATAATTCCGTTGATCGAGAAAAATATTCCTCTGCGGATTTTGAATACCTATAATGACGATAATGAGGGTACGCTAATCAGTGCCAAATCCAGCAAGGAGGGTATCCGGTCCATTTCGGTCATTGAGGATGTGGCCCTGATTAACCTAGAGGGTCGCGGACTGTTGGGGAAAGTGGGAATAGATGCCCGTATCTTCAAAACTCTGGAAGCTATCAATATCAGCGTGAGCATTATTTCCCAAGGTTCCTCGGAACGGGGCATCGGTTTGGTGGTGAAGCGCGACAAGGCGGAGCGTGCCAAGCGAGCCTTGGAAAATGAGTTTTCGAGCGATTTCCAAAGTCAGGATATCAACATGATCAAGGTGGTGGCCGATGTATCGGTAATTTCCGTTGTGGGACAGGATCTAAGCACCTTTCACAAACCCTTTAATGCCCTGATCAAAAACCAAATCGTACCGCTGTTGTTCAATAATACGGTATCGGGTAAGAACGTGAGTTTGGTCGTTAGGAAATCGGATTTGACCAAAGCGGTTAATGTGATGCACGGTCAGATTTTTGGGGTCAGTAAAAAGGTCAATTTGGCGGTATTCGGACATGGAAATGTTGGAGGTACCTTAATCGACCAAATTTTAAAATCGGCAAAAAATATTGAGGATAGAAAAGGTATCGATTTAAGGGTCTTTGCCATTGCCAATTCCCGGAAAGTCTTGCTCAATGCTAAAGGGGTAAGCGGAAAGTGGAAGACCGATATCAACAGCAAGGGAAAATCCTATGTCGTAAAGGATGTTATCGATTTTGCCAAGAACAACCATTTGGAGAATCTGATCGTTATCGATAATACGGCAAGTCAAGATTTTGTGGCCCATTATTTCGATTTTGTGGAAAACGGATTCGATGTCGTTTCCTCCAACAAGATTGCCAATACCCTTGGGTTCGATTATTATCAATTGCTACGGGAGGAACTGGACAAACATCAAAAACAATATTTGTACGAGACCAATGTGGGTGCGGGATTACCTTTGATAGATACCATTAAGTTGTTGCACCTGTCCGGAGAGAATATTACCCGCATCAAAGGGGTCTTTTCAGGTTCCTTGAGTTATATTTTCAATACATTTTCAGAAGTGGATACCTCTTTTTCGTCTATTTTAAAGGATGCCAAATTAAAAGGTTTTACCGAGCCTGATCCACGCGAAGACCTTTCTGGAAACGACGTGGGTAGAAAGTTATTGATTTTGGCTAGGGAACTGGATCTAGGCAATGAATTTTCTGATATCAATATTGAAAATCTGATTCCTTCTACCTTGGAAAAAGGCGATGTGGATTTCTTTATGGAAAATCTGGAGGTATTGGACGATAAATTCAACGAGATAAAAAAGAACCAAAAACCGAACCATGTATTGCGTTATGTGGGCGACCTACATGGCGATTTGCAAAAGGAAAAAGGAATCTTGGACGTACAATTGGTTTCCGTTCCCAAGGAGAGTGCGCTGGGACAGGTAAAAGGGTCTGACTCCATCATCGAAATTTATACCGAGTCTTACGGTGAAAACCCCTTGGTCATCCAGGGTGCCGGGGCAGGCGCCGCAGTTACCGCCAGGGGCGTTTTTGGGGATATATTACGAATTGCGGAGAAGAGTTAA
- a CDS encoding trans-sulfuration enzyme family protein, giving the protein MNKKFETNAIRTQLKRTENLEHSVPLYLTSSFVFEDAEDMRASFAEEKERNIYSRYSNPNTNEFVEKVCQMEGAEQGFAFASGMAAVFSTLASLLDSGDHVVSAASIFGSTHSLFNNFFPKWNISHSYFDVHELDTIDGLIQPNTKLIYAETPTNPGVDVLDLEALGQIAKKHNVLLVIDNCFASPYLQQPIKFGADLVIHSGTKLMDGQGRVLAGITVGKRELMDKVYRFSRITGPALSPFNAWVLSKSLETLAIRVDRHCDNALKLAEFLEGHDQVNWVKYPFLKSHPKYEVAKKQMKAGGCVVAFEVKGGLEAGRKFFDSIKLLSLSANLGDSRSIVTHPASTTHSKLSVEERAASGITEGMVRISVGLEHIDDIIADISQALG; this is encoded by the coding sequence ATGAACAAAAAATTCGAAACGAACGCCATACGCACACAGTTGAAACGAACGGAAAATTTGGAACATTCCGTTCCCCTGTACCTGACTTCTAGTTTTGTTTTTGAGGACGCCGAGGACATGCGGGCGTCTTTTGCTGAGGAAAAGGAGCGGAATATTTATTCCCGATATTCAAACCCCAATACGAATGAATTCGTGGAAAAAGTGTGCCAAATGGAAGGTGCGGAGCAGGGATTTGCCTTTGCCTCCGGCATGGCGGCCGTATTCTCCACCTTGGCTTCGCTGTTGGATAGCGGGGACCATGTGGTATCGGCGGCAAGTATCTTTGGGTCTACACATTCCCTTTTCAATAATTTTTTTCCAAAATGGAACATTTCCCACAGTTATTTTGATGTCCATGAACTGGATACAATTGACGGACTCATCCAACCCAATACCAAACTGATCTATGCCGAAACCCCCACCAATCCGGGTGTGGATGTGTTGGATTTGGAAGCACTTGGGCAGATAGCGAAGAAGCACAATGTATTGTTGGTTATCGATAACTGTTTTGCATCGCCCTATTTGCAACAGCCGATTAAATTTGGGGCCGATTTGGTCATTCATTCCGGAACCAAATTGATGGACGGTCAGGGCCGAGTATTGGCCGGAATCACGGTGGGAAAAAGGGAATTGATGGATAAGGTATACCGATTCTCTCGCATTACAGGACCTGCTTTGTCCCCTTTTAACGCTTGGGTTCTGAGCAAAAGTTTGGAAACCTTGGCCATACGGGTAGATCGCCACTGCGATAATGCCTTAAAATTGGCTGAATTTCTAGAAGGTCATGACCAAGTGAATTGGGTAAAATATCCTTTCTTAAAATCACACCCCAAATATGAAGTAGCCAAAAAGCAGATGAAGGCCGGTGGCTGTGTGGTCGCCTTTGAGGTAAAGGGCGGACTTGAAGCGGGACGTAAATTCTTCGACTCTATAAAACTGTTGTCGCTTTCTGCCAATTTGGGGGATTCCCGTAGTATCGTTACCCATCCTGCTTCCACTACCCATAGCAAGCTGTCCGTTGAAGAACGTGCTGCCAGTGGTATTACCGAGGGTATGGTGCGTATCTCGGTAGGTTTGGAGCATATCGATGATATCATTGCCGATATTTCCCAGGCACTAGGGTAA
- the metK gene encoding methionine adenosyltransferase produces MAYLFTSESVSEGHPDKVADQISDALLDHFLAFDPESKVACETLVTTGQVVLAGEVKSHTYLDVQNIARDVINKIGYTKGEYQFSGDSCGVISLIHEQSQDINQGVDRGSKEEQGAGDQGMMFGYATKETDNYMPLALDISHKILHTLAELRREGKEIKYLRPDAKAQVTIEYSDENVPQRIDTIVVSTQHDPFDSNDEAMLAKIKSDIISILIPRVKSQLPLDIQKLFDSQITYHINPTGKFVIGGPHGDTGLTGRKIIVDTYGGKGAHGGGAFSGKDPSKVDRSAAYAARHIAKNLVAAGVADEILVQVSYAIGVVEPTSIFVETYGTSNVSMHDGEIAKKVRQLFDLRPFAVEERLKLRNPIYLETAAYGHMGKESKKVVKVFESPYNGRVEMEVELFTWEKLDMVDDVKTAFGL; encoded by the coding sequence ATGGCGTATTTATTTACATCAGAATCCGTAAGTGAAGGACATCCGGATAAGGTGGCAGATCAAATTAGCGATGCCCTGTTAGATCATTTTTTGGCCTTTGACCCAGAAAGTAAAGTGGCTTGTGAAACCTTGGTCACTACGGGTCAGGTTGTATTGGCTGGAGAAGTGAAAAGTCATACCTATCTAGACGTTCAGAATATTGCAAGGGATGTAATCAACAAAATAGGATATACCAAAGGCGAGTACCAATTTAGTGGCGATTCCTGTGGCGTAATTTCCTTGATCCATGAACAGTCACAAGACATTAATCAAGGTGTGGACAGAGGCTCCAAAGAGGAACAGGGAGCTGGAGATCAGGGGATGATGTTCGGTTATGCTACCAAGGAAACGGACAATTACATGCCTTTGGCATTGGACATCTCGCATAAAATATTGCACACCTTGGCGGAACTTCGTAGGGAAGGGAAGGAAATAAAATACTTAAGACCGGATGCCAAGGCACAGGTAACTATCGAATATTCAGATGAAAATGTACCCCAAAGAATCGATACCATTGTGGTGTCTACCCAGCACGATCCCTTTGATTCCAACGATGAGGCCATGTTGGCGAAAATTAAGTCGGACATCATTTCCATTCTTATTCCCAGGGTAAAATCGCAACTCCCATTGGATATTCAAAAGTTGTTTGATAGTCAGATAACCTATCATATCAATCCCACGGGAAAATTTGTTATTGGTGGGCCGCATGGGGATACCGGTTTGACCGGAAGAAAGATTATTGTGGATACATATGGAGGCAAGGGAGCACATGGGGGCGGAGCCTTTAGCGGAAAGGATCCCAGCAAGGTAGACCGTAGTGCGGCCTATGCGGCCCGTCATATAGCCAAAAATTTGGTAGCTGCCGGCGTGGCCGATGAAATTTTGGTTCAGGTAAGTTATGCCATTGGTGTAGTAGAGCCTACTTCCATCTTCGTGGAAACCTACGGTACTTCCAATGTTTCAATGCATGATGGCGAGATTGCTAAAAAAGTACGTCAGTTGTTCGATTTAAGACCTTTTGCGGTTGAGGAACGCCTAAAGCTTAGAAACCCCATTTATTTGGAAACCGCTGCCTACGGTCACATGGGCAAGGAATCCAAAAAAGTGGTAAAAGTTTTCGAATCCCCATATAATGGTCGGGTTGAAATGGAAGTAGAATTGTTTACCTGGGAGAAACTGGATATGGTAGATGATGTAAAAACGGCCTTTGGATTGTAG
- a CDS encoding CocE/NonD family hydrolase: MKAIFKSFIALIILISIGYSCKKTNQTAKADEVSDTYVADNYTKKEVDIEMRDGIKLHTTIYSPKDTSVEYPIIMQRTPYSSMPYGEGQFKESIAPNKHMMKDGYIVVYQDVRGRWLSEGHYENMRAFIPNKKSDQDIDESSDTYDTIEWLVNNVENNNGRVGIWGISYPGFYSTYATVDAHPALKAASPQASIGDFFFDDFHHNGAYLLSYFRATSLFGTPRPNGDQPIDTAWYTLPDLGTEDQYQFFLDAGPLKNLDRFFEYETGDTPRMAIDGQTDDFFWNELKEHPNYDELWESRGLIQHLKDVKSHVATMVVAGEFDAEDLYGPLETYKTIEKYNKENYNTLVFGPWDHGGWARSRGKNIVGNYYFGNGISEFFQENIETKFFHHFLKGDGDMNSGLPEAYVFDSGRKEWEQYETWPPAGVEKQDMYLSENQELTTEKKGETGIQFISDIKKPVPYSEDIKSVFTPRKYMTDDQRFASRRSDVLVFETDVLTEDLTLAGDIMANLNVATTGTAADWIVKVIDVHPADAENHEDMQDHLKMSNYHLMVRSEVLRGRFRNSFSDPEPFVPNQKTAVNIKLQDVFHTIKKGHKLQIQVQSTWFPLIDLNPQTYVENIFKADEADFKTQTHTVFTDSKIEFTVLR, encoded by the coding sequence ATGAAAGCTATCTTTAAAAGTTTCATTGCCCTCATTATTTTAATATCAATTGGCTATTCTTGTAAAAAAACCAATCAAACAGCCAAAGCTGATGAGGTTTCGGATACTTATGTAGCCGACAATTACACCAAAAAGGAGGTGGATATTGAAATGCGTGACGGTATAAAGTTGCACACTACCATTTACTCGCCCAAGGATACTTCCGTGGAATATCCGATCATCATGCAACGAACGCCCTATAGTTCAATGCCATATGGCGAGGGGCAGTTTAAGGAATCCATTGCGCCCAATAAGCATATGATGAAGGATGGTTACATTGTCGTATATCAAGATGTGCGGGGCAGATGGTTGAGCGAAGGACACTATGAGAATATGAGGGCCTTTATACCCAACAAGAAATCGGATCAAGACATTGATGAAAGTTCAGATACCTACGATACTATAGAATGGTTGGTGAACAATGTGGAAAATAATAATGGCAGGGTTGGTATTTGGGGAATTTCCTATCCAGGTTTTTATTCCACCTACGCCACAGTGGATGCGCATCCGGCTTTAAAGGCGGCCTCACCACAAGCGAGCATAGGCGATTTCTTTTTTGACGATTTTCATCATAATGGCGCGTATCTCTTGAGCTACTTTAGGGCAACCAGTCTGTTCGGTACGCCCAGACCCAACGGTGACCAACCCATTGACACGGCTTGGTACACCTTACCAGATTTGGGTACGGAGGACCAGTATCAATTTTTTCTGGATGCCGGTCCTTTGAAAAATCTGGATAGGTTCTTTGAATATGAAACAGGCGACACCCCAAGGATGGCCATTGACGGGCAAACGGACGATTTCTTTTGGAACGAGTTAAAAGAGCATCCAAATTATGATGAATTATGGGAAAGTAGAGGGTTAATTCAGCACTTAAAGGACGTTAAGAGTCACGTGGCGACTATGGTAGTCGCAGGAGAATTTGATGCTGAGGATTTATATGGACCCTTGGAAACGTATAAGACTATTGAAAAATACAACAAGGAGAACTACAATACCTTGGTTTTTGGGCCTTGGGACCATGGCGGATGGGCGAGAAGCCGCGGAAAGAACATTGTTGGGAACTATTATTTTGGAAATGGTATATCCGAATTTTTTCAGGAAAATATAGAGACCAAGTTCTTTCATCATTTTTTAAAGGGCGATGGGGACATGAACAGTGGTTTGCCCGAAGCCTATGTGTTCGACTCGGGGAGAAAGGAGTGGGAACAATACGAAACCTGGCCACCGGCTGGGGTCGAGAAGCAGGATATGTACCTGAGCGAAAATCAGGAATTGACCACTGAGAAGAAAGGTGAAACAGGTATTCAATTTATTAGCGATATCAAAAAACCGGTACCGTATTCTGAGGATATCAAATCCGTTTTCACCCCAAGAAAATATATGACAGATGACCAGCGCTTTGCCTCAAGGAGGTCGGACGTACTGGTGTTTGAGACAGATGTTTTGACAGAGGATCTTACCTTGGCAGGCGACATTATGGCGAATTTGAACGTGGCCACTACGGGAACAGCTGCGGATTGGATCGTCAAGGTCATAGATGTACACCCAGCAGATGCCGAAAATCATGAGGACATGCAAGATCATTTAAAGATGAGCAACTACCATTTGATGGTCCGTAGCGAGGTGTTAAGGGGAAGGTTTAGGAATAGCTTCTCCGATCCCGAGCCTTTTGTACCGAATCAAAAAACGGCCGTGAATATCAAATTGCAGGATGTTTTCCATACTATAAAAAAGGGACACAAATTACAGATTCAGGTACAGAGTACCTGGTTTCCTTTGATCGACCTCAACCCCCAAACCTATGTGGAAAATATCTTTAAGGCGGACGAAGCTGATTTCAAAACCCAGACCCATACGGTCTTTACGGATTCCAAGATTGAGTTTACTGTGTTGAGGTAA